The Marmota flaviventris isolate mMarFla1 chromosome 5, mMarFla1.hap1, whole genome shotgun sequence genome includes the window AAACCCAGCATATGCCAAAcaccaaatgaatgaataaatgctaaGGATGCAAAGAAAGTTGGGATCAGCCCTCTCAGGACTGAATTTCACCATGCACAGAAACAGATAACCAGTTTTTGCACTTGAAGTAACAGTTGTAATGAGGGATTGATGGGAATCTGGGGAAGGACAGCTAACTGTCCTTCTGAGAGTTCTTGGCATCCTAATTTCATAGGTGGATGCCCTTACATTTTTGCTTTTCCAGTCTGCAAAATGTAACATATTTAGGAAAGAGGTTCTGATACTTCCTTCTTTCCACTGGAGAGAGAAGACAAGGCTCATCTTGTTGCCAAGCTTGAACTTGGATCTCTCTTGATGGTGTCCACTGGGAGCTGCCTCCCTCAGTGCCTGCTTGATGTTCCTGTTGGCTCTCAACTTCTTGCTGAAGTTGTGACAAGAATAAGTAAAGTCCTGCACATTACAGACGttgcaaattcaaagaatgatAAAATTGCCCAAAGATTTACTCTTGCCCCCTAATTATTTCCATACGGCGGCTTCCCTTCCTGTCTTCTGTGGAATTGAAGGTTCATcaagaatgtttttttctgaccCCTCCAAACAATACTTAAAACATATTCATAAGCACATGTGCCTCATCATGGGTCTGTGGGGTGTGTTCGGATCTAGTGCTAGGTTGGAAGAGTTAATTCCCCAGTGTTTATGAATTGACCCCTGCTGTGGTGGCGGATTGTCTGAAGAACCAGCTCAGTGCTATTTCCCACCCCACTGTGGTTCATGATACCTTGTCTCAGAATGCCGTCAAGACAGCTGCATTCCACCCACCTGGGCTGGTGCATTGCTTCTCCACCAGGAGTGACTGTGACTCAGGATATTTGGCAGTGTCTGGAAATATTTGGCTGCCACAGCTGAGGAGCAGGGTGTATCTGTGGCATCCAGTgcagagaggctggggaggagggagacatCCTACGTGGCACAGAGAGCACCCCAACCAAGAAGCATCAGCGGGACTGAGGTGAGGCATCTGGTGTGGTGTGAAGTGAACAGTATGCATGTTAATAAATGCTAATTTAATTTTCCCATAGTCTGCCAGGCAGTTAGAGCCACAAATTGAATCATGTGCTATTTTGTCTTTATCTCTCCTCTAGAACTATCAGCTCAAGTCATACAATTCtcatcattttggaaaaatagCAGGGACAAGATTTCAACATTTGAATTATCCTACAAATGATGCTGGTATGAGAGGTGTTGAGTGAGCCCCTTTATCACACCTCACCTTCCTTTAGGTTTTTGACCCAATGTCTGTACATATATATTAGCCTAATTAtcttacttttgtattttatgacATTTTGTGACTTATCATCTGCATTTTATCATATAAAAGATTAAATTTGGGGTTGTCCTTAATTGTTCAATCTTTGAAGATTGGAGTGTTGCTACTTAGGTTAGCCGTCTTATATTGCTGGTTGTAGGACTTCATTATAGCAGAAGGGATAACTTTTCAAAAATTGGTTTTTGAAGAGTGCCTCAATAATCTTGGGTAGAGCCACATCTGTAGCCACAATTAGTCCCTCATGATAGAGTGAGGACTGAGTACCTAGGGTTGGTTTCCTAGCAGATCTAAAGGTGTCTGATTCCACTATTTGCTTGTGATGACTTTGAAATCTAAGTAGACATAGAAAATGCAAAAGCCGTCACTAAGAAGCAAATCGTTGCCAGAGTATCTCTTTCTTATTTGACTGTCTCAGAACTAAATTGAGAAAGTGGCAATATAAACAAATGCACACCCCTTCCTACTCCATTGCCTTCCACAGGGGTCCTGATGGAGctgaaagaaaactggaaagtgTGAATAGTTGGCACTGTCTGAAATCTatacatccttttaaaaaataactgatttttctcttcttaaaatgCTAGAGGCTCACTTCATCATATTTCTTCTCTGGGCAGTGATGCAGTCCCTCACTGGGGTCTTTGCAAATGGCATCATTTTGGTGGTGAACAGCATCGCCTTGGTGAGGCAGAGAAGACTGGCTTCCCTGGATCTGCTCCTCTCCTGCCTGGCGACGACTAGGATCTGTATGCAGGTGCTCATCTTTAGCATCCATCTGGTTGCTCTCTCCTTGGTGAAAGAGTCTGTGTTTATTGATAATTTTCTAATTCTCATGTTTGTAAATGAACTGGGGCTTTGGTTTGCCACGTGGCTTGGCGTTTTCTACTGTGTCAAGATCGCCACCATTCCACACCCGATATTCTTCTGGCTGAAGATGAGGATATCCAAGTTGGTGCCCTGGCTGATCCTGGGGTCTCTGCTCCACTCATTGATCAGTTCTGGCCTCCAAAGCAAATACATGTGGTCATTTTACAAAGGAGTCATTGAGAACTATTTCTCCAAAAATAGGACTAAAACTGAAGACACACCTTCtgaaccattttatattttcattgcaGAACTCATGCCACCATTACTTATCTTCCTCGTTGCAGTTCTGCTCTTGGTTTTCTCCCTGGGGAGACACACTCAGCAGATGAGAACCATGGGCACCAGGGACCCCTGCAGGAATCCCCACATCAACGCACTGCTCTCCATCCTGTCATTCCTAATCCTCTACTTCTCCCACTACGCAGTGACTGTTTTGTTCTGTGCTCAAATTGTGCAGTTTGGAAGCTTCCTCTTTCTGCTCTGCATGATGATTTCTGGTGCATACCCTGCTGGACACTCTATCATCTTAATTTTAGGAAATGCTAAACTGAAACAAAATGTAAGATTGTTCCTCCTCCGTGGTAAATGCTGCCAGTGAGGAATTGGGTCACTTCAAAACAGCCAGCATTCAGTGACTTATCAGCACCTGCTGTTCCTTGCCCAGCCAACAAAGCATcctgtacataaatatataacatgtCATCTCAAGATTGTTCGCTTAACCTTATGGATGTTTATAGCTTTGCTACTTTTTCACAGAGTTAAATTGATTTCAAAAGCATGACACATGTCAAGAGATTACATCCATGTCAATATCCATCATCTTGCAAGATGTTACCATTGAGAAAACTGGGAAAATAATACAGGGATCTTCCTATAGCCTTTCTTACAAGTGCATGAAAATCTTcagttttctcaaaataaaacatgtaatgaaaaaggaaagcaCATGTTTGCATTTGTGACAGTAGAAGCCAGACAGTGTCACAGGGTCCTTCTATGTCCGATGCCTAGTCTTAGATGGTTTACCAGATGGGCTGACTGCTCATCCTCTGTCTACATGGAGGTCATTTCTCTCTGTTTGCTGGAGTCACAGACAATGGAGCCACTCTTCTTCCCTAAATCAGAAGGAAGCTGAGCACAGACAGACCTCAGTCCTTGTGAGCAAGCTCACCTCGTCCATTCTGCGGAGATGGAGATGCTGTGATGACCTGTCCCAGCAACTgatgaaagggaagaaaatggaggaggaagaggaggaggaggaggaggaggaggaaaaggcatCCTTGAGGTCTGcatgttcatttttcatttgccCTAATTGGGTATCCTGCAGCTCATAGCTTGCAAGATGTTTCATTTTGCATTTGTGTACTGGCTTTGGGACTCCGTGGACTGCCAGTGATCATTTGGTATCCTACCCCATTGCATGTCTTCCTCCACAACAAAGCAACAGCTGTCAGTAGGTGGGGCTGAGGGTGTCTCCATCTGCTTGAAGTCATAGATGCATTTTCTGTTTAGCTAATGATTTTGGAAACAAAGATATATATGTGCATTTCTAAAACAGATTCAGAATCATTTTGCTTTCAgacaaatgaataatataaaaatatatccttaAGTAACTTGTAGTTTAGGTGTGGATTTGCCTATCATCAGTAGTAAGAATTCAAAGACTGGTTCTCTAACCCTAGACATGCAACTCACAGAGGACTTGCTTCAAAGAGCCAGAGAGATGTGTTTCTTCTTGAATGTGGGCATTAGGTACTCTGCATCTACCCACAGGTCTTGGACATCCCTCCTTAAGGAGCAAAGTAACAGCCTCCCTCTTCCTACTTCTTCATTTCCCCACTTCCACCAGGGCAGGAAGGTTCATAGCTAATAGCGCTCTCAGGCAGACAGCTCTGGAAAGAGCAATCATGTCCTGGAGGTAAATATTGCTCCTATGTCAGGAGGGGACAACAAAaagccacttttatttttctcacatttcaagTTCAGCAAATAAGTAACTGCTCCTTGAATCCATGATGTCTGTACCTGTGGGTGAgtgggaggagggtgggagcAGCTTCAAATGTTCAGGGGGAAATCCATGTTATGCAACTCTGAAGATTTTTTCCCTAGGTACCAAATTCTGATTCTATTTCATGTAGCTCCTGTTTTAATAGAGGTAGTTAATGGGATGACTATTAAGGTATGACTAAGTGTGTATTATTAATATTACCAAGAGTTGTAAAAAAAACTCAGTGCATAATAAAGCTTCGAAAAACTTTCCCAGCCTGCTTTCCTAGAAATGTTCTTGTTCCTGAGATGCTGTCTCACTGTTGTGCTGCTGGGCTTGGCCTGGACACTAACTGCTCCGTTCTAGAAGCCAAGTGGTCTGGGCCTGTCT containing:
- the Tas2r1 gene encoding taste receptor type 2 member 1, whose product is MLEAHFIIFLLWAVMQSLTGVFANGIILVVNSIALVRQRRLASLDLLLSCLATTRICMQVLIFSIHLVALSLVKESVFIDNFLILMFVNELGLWFATWLGVFYCVKIATIPHPIFFWLKMRISKLVPWLILGSLLHSLISSGLQSKYMWSFYKGVIENYFSKNRTKTEDTPSEPFYIFIAELMPPLLIFLVAVLLLVFSLGRHTQQMRTMGTRDPCRNPHINALLSILSFLILYFSHYAVTVLFCAQIVQFGSFLFLLCMMISGAYPAGHSIILILGNAKLKQNVRLFLLRGKCCQ